A genomic region of Aeropyrum pernix K1 contains the following coding sequences:
- a CDS encoding DUF432 domain-containing protein — MVERAVSPRGESVFGFLSEGSRKSVYGSNIELSATDDSLVYERLDDSGNVVTRVTLAPGVRVMVAPYPPFLLPLQGRLNCLYMRLRSPVVVPPGDSFSIELKVPFDIAVIASSKGRHTLIDFFPPGGVVPKMAVYGSNVEGLLCRFWRDEWRGPAASARLTIVNNADVQATVSRVVLPRRGLSMFYNPVTGGIAASPIRMSVRDIDSADVWLEEAEPGEGFIEVPLVERDRRLFEALGPLVPGRIAMIWGI, encoded by the coding sequence TTGGTTGAAAGAGCCGTATCGCCCCGGGGAGAGTCTGTTTTCGGCTTCCTCTCCGAGGGCTCCCGAAAGAGCGTCTACGGTAGTAATATAGAGCTTTCCGCGACTGACGACAGCCTAGTTTACGAGAGGCTTGACGACAGTGGTAACGTGGTGACACGTGTCACTCTTGCACCCGGTGTTAGGGTTATGGTGGCTCCCTATCCACCCTTCCTTCTACCTCTTCAGGGCCGTCTAAACTGCCTTTACATGAGGTTGAGGAGCCCTGTGGTAGTGCCGCCTGGAGACAGCTTTAGCATAGAGTTAAAAGTTCCTTTCGACATAGCCGTTATAGCTTCCAGCAAGGGCCGCCACACCCTCATAGACTTCTTCCCCCCCGGCGGGGTGGTGCCGAAGATGGCTGTTTATGGCAGCAATGTCGAGGGGCTGTTGTGCCGGTTCTGGCGTGATGAGTGGCGGGGGCCTGCCGCCAGCGCCAGGCTCACCATAGTAAACAATGCCGACGTGCAGGCCACGGTATCTAGGGTTGTACTTCCTAGGCGTGGTTTATCCATGTTTTACAACCCTGTTACGGGTGGTATAGCCGCCTCCCCTATACGAATGTCTGTAAGGGACATTGACTCGGCTGATGTTTGGCTCGAGGAGGCTGAGCCTGGGGAAGGATTCATAGAGGTGCCTCTGGTTGAAAGGGACAGGAGGCTTTTCGAAGCCCTAGGACCCCTGGTCCCCGGCAGGATAGCCATGATATGGGGTATATAG
- the hmgA gene encoding hydroxymethylglutaryl-CoA reductase (NADPH) has protein sequence MGSSSGQKPRRLEDLVDKLASGSLSHSRLEKELGNANEAALVRRLYLERLTGASLSSVASTILDFQELYGRNIENPIGAVQVPVGVAGPLRINGDYARGDFYIPLATTEGALVASVNRGAKAITLSGGARAKVIKDGMTRAPLLWTPSVYEAHRLAMWVEDRIEDLRSVVAGVTRHGRLQHIYPYIIGNLVWLRLSFSTGDAMGMNMVTISSDRICRYIEENYDGDAKCIALSGNMCTDKKPAAINKILGRGKYVVAEAVIKGEVVKNVLKTTPQNINLVNVTKNLLGSAAAGSHSFNAHFANIIAAIFIATGQDAAQVVESSMGYTWTEVRGEDLYISVTLPSLEVGTVGGGTRLPTQRELLALLGVAGGGNPPGSNALKLAEIIASAVLAGELNLLSAIAAGQLARAHELLGRGGLKIS, from the coding sequence ATGGGGTCAAGTTCAGGCCAAAAGCCTAGGAGGTTAGAGGACCTGGTTGATAAGCTGGCTAGCGGTAGCCTGAGCCACTCCAGGCTTGAGAAGGAGCTAGGTAACGCCAACGAGGCGGCGCTCGTCAGGAGGCTCTACCTCGAGAGGCTAACGGGTGCCAGTTTATCGAGCGTGGCAAGCACCATACTAGACTTCCAGGAGCTCTACGGGAGGAACATTGAGAACCCTATTGGCGCAGTCCAGGTTCCAGTGGGCGTAGCTGGCCCTCTTAGGATCAATGGCGACTATGCCCGGGGCGACTTCTATATACCCCTCGCCACCACGGAGGGGGCCCTAGTAGCCAGCGTGAACCGGGGTGCTAAGGCTATAACATTATCTGGAGGAGCAAGAGCCAAGGTTATAAAGGACGGGATGACCCGAGCCCCCCTACTCTGGACTCCAAGCGTCTATGAGGCCCACAGGCTGGCTATGTGGGTGGAGGATAGAATTGAGGACCTCAGGAGTGTTGTAGCCGGGGTTACTCGGCACGGGAGGCTGCAGCACATCTACCCTTACATAATAGGCAACCTGGTGTGGCTCAGGCTCTCGTTCTCGACGGGGGATGCGATGGGCATGAACATGGTGACTATATCGAGCGACAGGATATGCCGCTACATAGAGGAGAATTATGATGGCGATGCTAAGTGCATAGCGCTCAGCGGCAACATGTGCACTGATAAGAAGCCGGCGGCGATAAACAAAATACTGGGTAGGGGCAAGTATGTAGTCGCCGAGGCGGTTATAAAGGGTGAAGTCGTCAAGAATGTTCTAAAAACAACGCCGCAAAACATCAACCTGGTTAACGTCACGAAGAACCTTCTTGGAAGCGCCGCAGCGGGGAGCCACTCTTTCAACGCACACTTCGCAAACATAATAGCGGCAATATTCATAGCTACAGGCCAGGATGCGGCGCAGGTTGTTGAGAGTAGCATGGGCTATACGTGGACCGAGGTGAGGGGGGAGGACCTCTACATAAGCGTGACTCTCCCCAGCCTTGAAGTGGGTACTGTAGGAGGCGGCACAAGACTTCCGACACAGAGGGAACTTCTGGCCCTACTGGGCGTTGCTGGCGGGGGGAACCCGCCGGGCTCAAACGCGCTGAAGCTCGCCGAGATAATAGCTTCTGCAGTGCTCGCGGGGGAGCTAAACCTGCTGTCTGCTATAGCAGCTGGCCAGCTGGCGAGGGCACACGAACTCCTCGGCAGAGGCGGCCTAAAGATAAGCTAA
- a CDS encoding Zn-ribbon domain-containing OB-fold protein: MSRESTVREWRTRVPRYRLLGGRCSDCGRSFYPPAKACPYCGSRNVAETELPRVGRLEAYTVLYSVESGARDRSPVVIGLVDLGVAKVVSEIVDVSDPESLERGVQVEAVFRRIYEDGDEGVIVYGVKFRPKA; the protein is encoded by the coding sequence GTGTCTAGAGAGTCTACTGTTAGGGAGTGGCGCACTAGGGTTCCCAGGTATAGGCTGCTTGGGGGTAGGTGTAGCGATTGCGGCAGATCCTTCTACCCCCCTGCAAAGGCTTGTCCATACTGCGGATCGCGTAACGTCGCTGAGACAGAGCTGCCGAGGGTTGGGAGGCTAGAGGCTTATACAGTGTTATACTCTGTGGAGAGCGGTGCCAGGGATAGGAGCCCGGTGGTTATAGGGCTCGTCGACCTGGGTGTTGCTAAGGTTGTTAGCGAGATAGTAGATGTCAGTGACCCCGAGTCTCTGGAAAGGGGGGTACAGGTCGAAGCCGTCTTCAGGAGGATCTATGAGGACGGCGACGAGGGAGTGATAGTCTATGGGGTCAAGTTCAGGCCAAAAGCCTAG
- a CDS encoding thiolase family protein, translating to MAVKSVGMVKVGRHFSSGVEELAKEALESALSDAGWASVDAVVVSSFVYPRLSGQADIASYIVSSLGFGGATAITVEAGEASGLAAAVTAARLAAEGKKVVLLGVDKMSDAPSSRVYSILKGVYNIDWDGVYPISHAAIHGLLADMYMSRYGVDRDTLSYWPALMHSNAKENPYAMLRFAIKPEAVKDAMPVALPLTMLDTFAMGDGAAAVTLSRGDGGLAVLKAVEAASGPLSISHLDDPLTMPAVKEAWDKARSLAGVNNIDVLEVHDSYTITGIIILESLGLAEKGTAAKRVAEGYFTPSGEGPTVNASGGLKARGHSGGATGVYMLGEIAMQLAGVFPGVNAPGARTGAAVSINGHGSSAYIAVLASDAR from the coding sequence GTGGCGGTTAAGAGTGTTGGCATGGTAAAGGTTGGCAGACATTTTAGCAGTGGTGTGGAGGAGCTCGCAAAGGAGGCGTTAGAGTCTGCCCTGAGCGATGCAGGCTGGGCGAGTGTTGATGCCGTCGTGGTCTCAAGCTTCGTATACCCAAGGCTCTCAGGCCAGGCTGATATAGCCAGCTACATTGTATCTAGCCTGGGGTTTGGAGGCGCTACTGCTATAACTGTCGAGGCTGGCGAGGCCTCGGGCCTTGCGGCAGCGGTAACGGCCGCCAGGTTGGCTGCCGAGGGTAAAAAGGTGGTTCTACTGGGTGTTGATAAGATGTCCGACGCCCCTAGCAGCAGGGTGTACAGCATATTGAAGGGCGTTTACAACATTGACTGGGACGGTGTGTACCCGATATCCCATGCGGCCATACATGGACTCCTGGCAGACATGTATATGAGCAGGTATGGTGTAGACCGAGACACCCTCTCCTACTGGCCTGCATTGATGCATAGCAACGCTAAGGAGAACCCATACGCCATGCTAAGGTTTGCTATAAAGCCTGAGGCCGTTAAGGACGCTATGCCTGTTGCCCTCCCCCTCACGATGCTCGACACATTTGCCATGGGCGACGGCGCGGCTGCAGTTACCCTATCCAGGGGCGACGGCGGGCTGGCAGTGTTGAAGGCTGTGGAGGCGGCCTCGGGCCCCCTCTCGATCTCACACCTAGACGACCCGTTGACCATGCCCGCCGTTAAGGAGGCTTGGGATAAGGCGAGGTCTCTCGCCGGCGTTAACAATATTGATGTACTGGAGGTGCATGACTCCTATACAATAACGGGCATAATAATACTAGAGTCCCTAGGGCTCGCGGAGAAGGGCACAGCGGCGAAGAGGGTTGCCGAAGGCTACTTTACACCCTCGGGCGAGGGACCCACAGTCAACGCTAGCGGCGGTCTGAAGGCTAGAGGGCATTCCGGAGGCGCCACGGGGGTGTATATGCTGGGTGAAATTGCCATGCAGCTCGCCGGGGTATTCCCGGGGGTTAATGCTCCCGGCGCGAGAACAGGGGCTGCAGTCTCCATAAACGGCCACGGATCCTCCGCATACATAGCCGTCCTAGCCTCTGATGCGAGATAG
- a CDS encoding hydroxymethylglutaryl-CoA synthase → MPVDSLVGKTPESSAGIHGWGAYVPVYRIPTREIARVWGWPDHQWKALDVYEKAVGGVDEDSTTMGVEAARNAIARARVDPASIGAVFFGSESKPYAVKPSATIIAEALGITPVTMASDLEFACRAASEGMRASIGLVASGVVGYTLVVGSDTAQASPGDVLEFSASSGAAAFVIGPSKGAAAVFESSFTYVTDTPDFWRRGLKPYPSHGEGFTGEPAYFHHIESAVKGLFEKTGLSPGDFDYAIFHQPNGKFPVKVAKKLGFTMEQVKPGLVTPFIGNTYNASALLGLVKVLDVAKPGDRILVAPFGSGAGSDAYSLIVTDAIEEAKPLAQPLEYYLKRRIEIDYGVYAKIRGKLVVRKL, encoded by the coding sequence ATGCCTGTAGATAGCCTTGTCGGCAAGACGCCTGAATCGTCAGCAGGGATACACGGGTGGGGTGCATACGTACCTGTATACAGGATTCCCACGCGGGAAATAGCTAGAGTCTGGGGCTGGCCTGACCATCAGTGGAAAGCGTTGGACGTGTACGAGAAGGCTGTAGGAGGGGTTGATGAGGACTCCACGACCATGGGGGTTGAAGCCGCTAGAAACGCGATAGCCAGGGCTAGGGTGGACCCGGCCAGTATAGGTGCCGTATTCTTCGGCAGCGAGTCGAAGCCCTATGCAGTCAAGCCGAGCGCCACCATAATAGCGGAGGCTCTGGGTATAACGCCCGTTACAATGGCCAGCGACCTGGAGTTTGCCTGCAGGGCTGCTAGCGAGGGGATGAGAGCTTCTATAGGCCTAGTTGCATCCGGCGTTGTAGGCTACACACTAGTAGTCGGCAGCGATACTGCCCAGGCCAGCCCCGGCGACGTGCTAGAGTTTAGTGCCTCCAGCGGTGCTGCAGCGTTTGTTATAGGTCCTTCAAAAGGCGCCGCCGCAGTTTTCGAGTCCAGCTTCACATATGTGACAGACACTCCCGACTTCTGGAGGAGAGGTCTGAAGCCCTATCCCAGCCATGGTGAGGGCTTCACTGGGGAGCCAGCGTACTTCCACCATATAGAGAGTGCTGTAAAAGGGCTTTTTGAGAAAACCGGATTATCGCCGGGAGACTTCGACTACGCTATATTCCATCAGCCTAACGGCAAGTTCCCTGTTAAAGTTGCTAAAAAGCTGGGGTTCACTATGGAGCAGGTGAAGCCCGGCCTGGTAACACCCTTCATAGGAAACACGTATAACGCAAGCGCCCTCCTAGGCCTGGTTAAGGTTCTTGATGTGGCCAAGCCGGGTGACAGGATACTGGTTGCCCCCTTCGGCAGCGGAGCCGGAAGCGATGCTTACAGTCTTATAGTTACCGATGCTATAGAAGAAGCCAAACCGCTTGCACAGCCGCTAGAATACTATTTGAAGAGGAGGATCGAGATAGATTATGGCGTTTACGCCAAGATCAGAGGCAAACTTGTTGTCAGAAAGCTCTAG
- a CDS encoding radical SAM protein → MHGNPKTAIRPAGWHYGRRVYWIEGLPLIGHIAFGVIDRGTNVLQVRPSTLCFHNCIFCSVDAGPSSRRRRSEYTVEWEQLVVWVEKVARVKGGGLEALIDGVGEPLTHPHITRIIKALKGLDAIERVALETHGGSLSKSLARALEKAGLDRINLSVDAADPRLARSLVGVDWYGVDRVLKTAEWIIANTSIDVVLTPVVLPGVNEKEMATLVHWARRVGAGRKSGWPTGVLIQKFEIHKYGRKPSTVKSVWGWRRFYTWLARLEKETGYRLLVDPGEIGFKPRPRVEKPFERGDRVTLVLVGPGWHKGELLAVDRGWRRVVALYGLTEGEALTPGAEVEARIVRDKDNIFIAVPY, encoded by the coding sequence ATGCACGGAAACCCTAAGACAGCCATCAGGCCTGCAGGATGGCACTATGGGAGGAGGGTCTACTGGATAGAAGGCTTGCCACTGATAGGCCACATAGCATTCGGGGTCATAGATCGAGGGACGAATGTGCTCCAGGTAAGGCCAAGTACATTGTGCTTTCACAACTGCATATTCTGCAGCGTGGACGCCGGGCCCAGCAGCAGGCGGAGGAGAAGTGAGTATACGGTCGAGTGGGAGCAGCTTGTCGTGTGGGTAGAGAAAGTAGCAAGGGTAAAGGGGGGCGGGCTCGAGGCTCTGATAGACGGGGTTGGAGAACCCTTAACACACCCCCATATAACCAGGATTATCAAGGCCCTCAAGGGGCTGGATGCCATAGAACGAGTAGCCCTGGAAACCCATGGGGGAAGTTTATCCAAAAGCCTGGCCCGCGCGCTTGAGAAAGCAGGATTAGACAGGATAAACCTGAGTGTAGATGCTGCCGACCCCAGGCTAGCCCGCTCGCTAGTGGGCGTAGACTGGTACGGAGTTGACAGGGTTTTGAAGACGGCCGAGTGGATAATAGCCAACACGTCCATAGACGTCGTTCTAACACCCGTCGTGCTCCCAGGGGTAAACGAGAAGGAGATGGCTACCCTGGTGCATTGGGCTAGGCGGGTGGGCGCCGGGAGGAAGAGCGGATGGCCAACAGGGGTTTTGATTCAGAAGTTCGAGATACACAAGTACGGGAGAAAGCCGTCTACCGTTAAAAGCGTCTGGGGGTGGAGGAGGTTCTACACTTGGCTTGCCAGGCTTGAGAAGGAGACGGGCTATCGGCTTCTAGTAGACCCGGGAGAGATAGGCTTCAAGCCTAGGCCGAGGGTAGAGAAGCCTTTCGAAAGGGGTGACAGGGTGACCTTAGTCCTAGTAGGGCCTGGGTGGCACAAGGGCGAGTTGCTAGCTGTTGATCGCGGGTGGAGGAGGGTTGTAGCGCTCTATGGATTAACAGAGGGTGAGGCGCTGACACCGGGTGCCGAGGTCGAGGCAAGGATAGTTCGGGATAAGGACAACATTTTCATAGCGGTTCCATACTAG
- a CDS encoding rhomboid family intramembrane serine protease codes for MGIPLGDEDVRELGAPIVNMSIIALNFAAFIVGLTAPWVIVPGSRSYSDVIAALGMIPAYVVAGERLYTVFTSMFLHGSWAHILGNMLYLYIFGDNIESILGRARYIILYIGSGLGAVVFHIASIAFMPSEALINAALSSANPWMIPAVGASGAISGVLGAYALLIPFSRVRMLTFWGWFPLVLSVPASIFIGFWFVYQLVMGLATSVSGVSAGIAFWAHVGGFLTGVALAPLLVDKRRLGLALRILLMKTYY; via the coding sequence TTGGGCATACCCCTTGGAGACGAGGATGTGAGGGAGCTGGGCGCCCCCATTGTAAACATGTCCATAATAGCGTTGAACTTTGCGGCTTTTATAGTGGGATTAACAGCTCCGTGGGTTATAGTGCCCGGTAGCAGGAGCTATAGTGATGTTATAGCGGCCCTGGGCATGATACCCGCCTATGTTGTCGCGGGGGAGAGGCTCTACACTGTCTTCACGTCAATGTTTCTACACGGCAGCTGGGCCCATATACTGGGCAACATGCTGTATCTCTACATTTTCGGGGATAACATAGAGTCTATTCTGGGGAGGGCTAGGTACATCATACTCTATATAGGGAGCGGGCTGGGGGCGGTTGTATTCCACATAGCCAGCATAGCGTTCATGCCCTCCGAAGCCCTTATAAACGCGGCGTTGTCCAGCGCAAACCCGTGGATGATCCCTGCAGTGGGGGCTTCAGGGGCGATATCGGGCGTCCTCGGGGCCTATGCCCTGTTAATACCCTTCAGCCGGGTTAGGATGTTGACCTTCTGGGGCTGGTTCCCCCTCGTTCTCAGCGTGCCTGCAAGCATCTTTATAGGATTCTGGTTCGTATACCAGCTGGTAATGGGGCTCGCCACATCAGTCTCAGGCGTCTCCGCCGGTATAGCCTTCTGGGCCCACGTGGGAGGTTTTCTTACAGGCGTTGCCCTGGCGCCTTTGCTAGTTGATAAGAGGAGGCTAGGCCTCGCCCTCAGGATACTGCTTATGAAAACGTATTATTAG
- the cyoE gene encoding heme o synthase: MGKMVSSTAGYRSSALGKLKAFISLTKPRQLALLMLTMYGAYFAGGGSLDPRMLALLTIMGFTSIGGVTAFNMYFDRDIDAIMGRTRRRPLPSGVLNPYEALAGSLALVIAGVLSAAAINTYVALTVIAGLYFDIIAYTQLTKRFTPLSIIFGSIAGSMPALGGWAAAAGSITTGGVLMALIVFLWQPMHVWFLGYYFKEEYSVARIPILPSNGNPRLVSSLIAVSLAGLIAVAWAFALYYGYGFLTAVITTVLAALAISRIGGFARTGERREALKLFKFASPIIAVVFIILPLERTLVYTLLLG; this comes from the coding sequence ATGGGAAAGATGGTTTCGTCAACGGCTGGCTACAGGAGCTCGGCACTGGGCAAGCTTAAGGCTTTTATAAGCTTGACTAAGCCTAGGCAGCTTGCCCTGCTAATGCTGACCATGTATGGGGCGTATTTCGCCGGGGGAGGCAGTCTAGACCCACGTATGCTTGCGCTTCTTACGATCATGGGGTTCACAAGTATAGGGGGGGTTACCGCATTTAACATGTACTTCGACAGGGATATAGACGCGATAATGGGCAGGACCAGGAGGAGGCCTCTGCCCTCCGGTGTCTTAAACCCCTATGAAGCCTTAGCCGGCAGCCTTGCGCTCGTGATCGCTGGGGTTCTCTCTGCCGCAGCCATAAACACTTACGTAGCGCTTACTGTGATCGCCGGCCTGTATTTTGACATCATAGCCTATACACAGCTGACAAAGAGGTTCACACCCTTGAGCATAATATTCGGGAGCATAGCGGGCAGTATGCCTGCCCTAGGCGGGTGGGCGGCTGCAGCGGGCTCGATAACAACGGGAGGAGTACTTATGGCTCTCATAGTCTTCCTCTGGCAGCCGATGCACGTCTGGTTCCTGGGATACTATTTCAAGGAGGAGTATAGCGTGGCGCGTATACCGATACTTCCGAGCAACGGGAACCCGAGACTTGTTTCCAGCCTTATAGCTGTCAGCCTCGCTGGTCTCATAGCCGTCGCGTGGGCCTTCGCCCTCTATTATGGATATGGGTTCCTGACCGCCGTCATCACCACAGTGCTTGCAGCACTAGCCATATCGAGGATAGGAGGGTTCGCCAGAACAGGTGAGAGGCGGGAGGCCCTAAAGCTATTCAAGTTCGCTAGCCCCATAATAGCGGTTGTTTTCATAATACTCCCGCTAGAGAGAACGCTAGTCTATACACTGCTACTGGGATAG